From one Mya arenaria isolate MELC-2E11 chromosome 4, ASM2691426v1 genomic stretch:
- the LOC128232334 gene encoding MORN repeat-containing protein 3-like, whose amino-acid sequence MPMLKEPKAKQPLWKENDYKAQKKGIRNTVYSVNGDQYTGEWLNNLKDGKGTYKWKESACIYDGDWKKGKRNGFGTYSRPDTKHKGQFVKEYSGGWKNDMRHGYGTNFYTDEEYYEGEWYGDKRSGWGRMYYKDGTIYEGEWYDDKRNGQGMLRLPNENRYEGSWRDDKKNGPGKFYYLTNGQLYEGVWVDDIAKCGTMKDFDRNNAPEPTQYPIPKVELASVSGVLQESEEQFLHDQE is encoded by the exons ATGCCTATGTTAAAAGAACCAAAGGCGAAGCAGCCTTTGTGGAAGGAAAACGATTATAAAGCTCAGAAAAAGGGCATTCGTAATACGGTTTATTCAGTTAATGGTGACCAGTACACAGGAGAATGgctgaataatttaaaagacG GTAAAGGTACATACAAATGGAAAGAAAGTGCCTGTATATATGATGGAGATTGGAAAAAGGGAAAACGAAATGGATTTGGAACATACAGTCGACCAGACACCAAACATAAAGGGCAGTTTGTGAAAGAATATTCAGGAGGATGGAAAAATGATATGCGTCAT GGCTATGGAACCAACTTCTACACAGATGAAGAGTACTATGAAGGGGAGTGGTATGGGGACAAGCGAAGTGGTTGGGGAAGAATGTATTATAAAGATGGCACAATTTATGAAGGCGAGTGGTATGATGACAAGCGCAATGGTCAAGGCATGCTCAGATTAC CAAATGAAAACAGATATGAAGGTTCTTGGAGAGATGACAAGAAAAATGGACCTGGTAAATTTTATTACCTAACCAATGGACAGCTTTATGAGGGGGTGTGGGTGGATGATATTGCAAAGTGTGGAACAATGAAGGACTTTGACAGAAACAATGCACCTGAACCAACACAGTACCCCATTCCGAAG GTTGAACTGGCCAGTGTTAGTGGAGTATTACAGGAATCGGAGGAGCAGTTTCTACATGATCAAGAATAA